In Kitasatospora sp. NA04385, a single genomic region encodes these proteins:
- a CDS encoding TOMM precursor leader peptide-binding protein, producing the protein MAPYEEIADSRPRIRRDVLFTQTPEGVLFHNAHGGFGLTAKDGYRFASLIVPHLNGRHTVAEISGGFGEHHRAMLAELVGTLYSRGFARDAGPAPEGPGPLTPEAAARFGPQIEYVDHYAGDAEERFHRFRQTRVAVLGEDELARWSALSLIRNGCAAIGVRPGLAESAGFAEVEAQATELAKSGCPVTIDVLAPEDAADDRPGSGWARLDGYDVVLVTGPAGPRRTARLLEEGIPEGRLLLPAWTIGGSAVIGPLMSADRTGCWTCAALRLGSGALPSDAAELWSALAPVAPLTPGTREPGGPLAAMLGNLLGYEVFRLTTGALPAETDGRLLVQDMDSLDVTGEPLLPHPRCPRCTSDAADGPALTAADGPALTAADAPLLTAADLDEAEAAGGRAPEGDGSEAALAELDARATLVGRCAGVFADYADDGWQQTPLKLGTVRLHPAPGRPRDVTAADVHHVAGARLRALYRAAEVYVEHVVPPRTAETVDADGAVAAEGVARVRPESLTTASGLPSGAVRAWSPAASLLTGTPVLVPTAALRTFGPHNRDRAFEATSAGTGAGGTLAEAAVRGLRTALGYDALRLALRGRLTPHTVPSDAFRADAELTFLTRSARNLGLEPELLRLGGADAVLPVVLARAVDPGTGEYRWTLGSGLTVRDAAAEALRDLLGAVQLDHDPAAAAPADQGDPLIGQLDPAVLVPAVLVPEPADGSGSTGDDTGTPDWAGVLERLRAAGRDVLLAPCGPADLRAGRIEVVKVLLTDGTSDV; encoded by the coding sequence ATGGCCCCGTACGAGGAGATCGCCGACAGCCGTCCGCGGATCCGCCGAGACGTACTGTTCACCCAGACCCCCGAGGGGGTGCTCTTCCACAACGCCCACGGCGGCTTCGGCCTCACCGCCAAGGACGGCTACCGCTTCGCCTCCCTGATCGTGCCGCACCTGAACGGCCGCCACACCGTCGCCGAGATCAGCGGCGGCTTCGGCGAACACCACCGGGCCATGCTCGCCGAGCTGGTCGGCACCCTCTACAGCCGCGGCTTCGCCCGCGACGCCGGCCCCGCCCCCGAGGGCCCCGGGCCGCTCACCCCCGAGGCCGCCGCCCGCTTCGGCCCGCAGATCGAGTACGTCGACCACTACGCGGGCGACGCCGAGGAGCGCTTCCACCGCTTCCGGCAGACCCGGGTCGCCGTCCTCGGCGAGGACGAGCTCGCCCGCTGGAGCGCACTCAGCCTGATCCGCAACGGCTGCGCCGCGATCGGCGTCCGGCCCGGCCTGGCCGAGTCCGCCGGGTTCGCCGAAGTCGAGGCGCAGGCGACCGAGTTGGCCAAGTCCGGCTGCCCCGTGACGATCGACGTGCTGGCCCCGGAGGACGCCGCGGACGACCGCCCCGGCTCCGGGTGGGCCCGGCTCGACGGCTACGACGTGGTGCTGGTGACCGGTCCGGCCGGCCCCCGCCGGACCGCCCGGCTGCTGGAGGAGGGCATCCCCGAGGGCCGCCTGCTGCTCCCCGCCTGGACGATCGGCGGCAGCGCGGTGATCGGCCCGCTGATGTCCGCCGACCGCACCGGCTGTTGGACGTGCGCCGCGCTGCGCCTCGGCTCCGGCGCCCTCCCCAGCGACGCGGCCGAACTGTGGAGCGCCCTCGCCCCGGTGGCGCCGCTGACCCCCGGCACCCGCGAGCCCGGCGGCCCGCTCGCCGCGATGCTCGGCAACCTGCTCGGCTACGAGGTGTTCCGGCTGACCACCGGCGCGCTCCCGGCCGAGACCGACGGCCGGCTGCTGGTGCAGGACATGGACTCGCTGGACGTGACCGGCGAACCGCTGCTGCCGCACCCCCGCTGCCCGCGCTGCACCTCCGACGCCGCCGACGGCCCGGCCCTCACCGCCGCCGACGGCCCGGCCCTCACGGCCGCCGACGCTCCGCTCCTCACCGCCGCCGACCTGGACGAGGCCGAGGCCGCCGGAGGCCGCGCTCCCGAGGGCGACGGCTCCGAGGCGGCCCTGGCCGAACTGGACGCCCGCGCGACGCTGGTCGGCCGGTGCGCCGGGGTGTTCGCCGACTACGCCGACGACGGCTGGCAGCAGACGCCGCTCAAGCTCGGCACCGTCCGCCTGCACCCCGCCCCCGGCCGGCCGCGCGACGTCACCGCCGCCGACGTCCACCACGTCGCCGGGGCCCGGCTGCGGGCCCTGTACCGGGCCGCCGAGGTGTACGTCGAGCACGTCGTCCCGCCCCGGACCGCCGAGACCGTGGACGCGGACGGTGCGGTGGCCGCCGAGGGGGTCGCCCGGGTCCGGCCGGAGTCGCTGACCACCGCCAGCGGCCTGCCGTCCGGCGCCGTCCGGGCCTGGAGCCCGGCGGCCTCGCTGCTGACCGGCACCCCGGTGCTCGTCCCGACCGCCGCGCTGCGCACCTTCGGCCCGCACAACCGCGACCGGGCCTTCGAGGCCACCTCCGCCGGTACCGGCGCGGGCGGCACGCTCGCCGAGGCGGCGGTGCGCGGCCTGCGCACCGCGCTCGGGTACGACGCGCTGCGCCTGGCCCTGCGCGGCCGGCTCACCCCGCACACCGTGCCGTCGGACGCGTTCCGGGCGGACGCGGAACTCACCTTCCTCACCCGGTCGGCCCGCAACCTGGGCCTGGAGCCGGAGCTGCTGCGCCTCGGTGGCGCCGACGCCGTCTTGCCGGTGGTGCTGGCCCGGGCCGTCGACCCCGGCACCGGCGAGTACCGCTGGACGCTCGGCAGCGGCCTCACCGTGCGGGACGCCGCCGCGGAGGCGCTCCGCGACCTGCTCGGCGCCGTCCAGCTCGACCACGACCCGGCCGCCGCGGCCCCCGCCGACCAGGGCGATCCGCTGATCGGCCAGCTGGACCCGGCGGTGCTGGTGCCGGCGGTGCTGGTACCGGAACCGGCGGACGGCTCCGGCAGCACCGGCGACGACACCGGAACCCCGGACTGGGCGGGCGTGCTGGAGCGGCTCCGGGCCGCCGGCCGGGACGTCCTGCTGGCCCCGTGCGGCCCGGCCGACCTGCGGGCCGGTCGGATCGAGGTGGTCAAGGTCCTGCTCACGGACGGGACTTCGGATGTCTGA
- a CDS encoding BTAD domain-containing putative transcriptional regulator, with amino-acid sequence MLGLLAIADRREAAVLQPSKPTSLLAVLLTRPNVIVPVESLQRAIWGEDIPATAKASLHSCVLRLRRLFAKYGISGSTIEALPGGYRMAADARTLDLLEFRELLVRADHAADQEEELSLLRAGLELWQLPVLGNVHSDVLHREEVPRLAEEWLRTAERVYDIELALGRCREVLSELWPLARSHPAHERFWEQLIEALHRTGRRADALAEYRRVRDHLREELGVEPGTALRNLELAVLRGELPTVQAVRPPARTAKTAARRTTNPGANPATNSGANPGANPAPTDGAPLDAAPLDAAALDTTSAAGALAGCAQGDVVLAGLVGAGLLRECPDGHYHVHELLRAFILAAEGSWARAPEEPNPARPDAGADPTPSVRQSAASLLTSEV; translated from the coding sequence GTGCTCGGACTCCTGGCCATCGCGGACCGCCGGGAAGCGGCCGTTCTCCAACCCTCCAAGCCCACCTCGCTGTTGGCCGTCCTGCTGACCCGCCCCAACGTGATCGTCCCGGTGGAGTCGCTGCAGCGCGCGATCTGGGGCGAGGACATCCCGGCGACCGCCAAGGCGTCCCTGCACTCCTGCGTGCTGCGGCTGCGCCGGCTGTTCGCCAAGTACGGCATCTCCGGCAGCACCATCGAGGCGCTGCCCGGCGGCTACCGGATGGCGGCCGACGCGCGCACCCTCGACCTGCTGGAGTTCCGCGAACTGCTCGTCCGGGCCGACCACGCCGCCGACCAGGAAGAGGAACTCTCCCTGCTGCGCGCCGGGTTGGAGCTGTGGCAGCTGCCGGTGCTGGGCAACGTGCACTCCGACGTGCTGCACCGCGAGGAGGTGCCGCGGCTGGCCGAGGAGTGGCTGCGCACCGCCGAACGGGTCTACGACATCGAGCTCGCCCTCGGGCGATGTCGCGAAGTCCTCTCCGAGCTCTGGCCGTTGGCCAGGTCGCACCCGGCACACGAACGCTTCTGGGAGCAGCTCATCGAGGCGCTGCACCGGACCGGGCGGCGCGCCGACGCCCTCGCCGAATACCGCCGGGTCCGCGACCACCTGCGCGAGGAACTGGGTGTGGAACCCGGAACCGCCCTGCGCAACCTCGAACTGGCCGTCCTGCGCGGCGAACTGCCCACCGTCCAGGCGGTGCGCCCACCGGCCCGGACCGCGAAAACGGCGGCACGCCGGACGACGAATCCGGGGGCGAACCCGGCGACGAATTCGGGGGCGAACCCGGGGGCGAACCCCGCGCCGACGGACGGCGCGCCGCTGGACGCGGCCCCCCTGGACGCTGCGGCGCTGGATACGACGTCGGCGGCCGGCGCCCTGGCCGGATGCGCGCAGGGTGACGTCGTCCTGGCGGGCCTGGTGGGGGCCGGGCTGCTGCGCGAGTGCCCCGACGGCCACTACCACGTCCACGAGTTACTGCGGGCCTTCATCCTTGCCGCCGAAGGCAGTTGGGCCCGCGCCCCCGAAGAGCCGAACCCGGCGCGGCCGGATGCCGGCGCCGATCCAACCCCGTCCGTGCGGCAGTCGGCCGCGTCGTTGCTGACCAGCGAGGTGTGA
- the ctaD gene encoding cytochrome c oxidase subunit I yields the protein MAAIEASRGTAEAAPRRTPGSTLVRLLTTTDHKTIGTMYLVTAFAFFLVGGVLALVMRAELARPGTQLLSNEQFNQAFTMHGSIMLLLFAMPLFTGFANWMMPLQIGAPDVAFPRLNALAYWMFLFGSLIAAAGFLTPQGAADFGWFAYAPLSDAVHSPGIGADMWIMGVAFGGFGSVLGAVNFITTIICLRAPGLTMFRMSIFTWNVLLTSLLVLMIFPVLAAALFALEADRKFGAHVFDPANGGAMLWQHLFWFFGHPEVYVLALPFFGIVSEIIPVFSRKPMFGYSGLIAATIAIAGLSVTVWAHHMYVTGQVLLPFFSFMTFLIAVPTGVKFFNWVGTMWKGSLSFETPMLWVTGFLVTFLFGGLTGVLLAAPPLDFHVSDSYFVVAHFHYTLFGTVVYAMMAGFHFWWPKMTGRMLDERLGRICFWTLTIGFHTTFLVQHWLGAEGMPRRYADYLASDGFTTLNTVSTIGSFLLGLSILPFLYNVWKTAKYGEKVETDDPWGWGRSLEWATSCPPPRHNFTTLPRIRSESPAFDLHHPDIAAADHLDNHGAPAPHLDGVTPARYDRPVQERPRGAVAEAPQHPAPPTD from the coding sequence ATGGCTGCCATCGAGGCGAGTCGGGGCACGGCCGAGGCCGCGCCGCGACGCACACCGGGCAGCACGCTGGTGCGACTGCTCACCACGACCGATCACAAGACGATCGGCACCATGTATCTGGTCACGGCGTTCGCGTTCTTCCTGGTCGGCGGCGTGCTCGCCCTGGTCATGCGCGCCGAACTGGCCAGGCCGGGAACGCAGTTGCTCTCCAACGAGCAGTTCAACCAGGCGTTCACCATGCACGGTTCGATCATGCTGCTGCTGTTCGCGATGCCGCTGTTCACCGGCTTCGCGAACTGGATGATGCCGCTGCAGATCGGCGCCCCGGACGTGGCGTTCCCCCGGCTGAACGCGCTCGCGTACTGGATGTTCCTGTTCGGCTCGCTGATCGCCGCCGCCGGGTTCCTCACCCCGCAGGGCGCGGCGGACTTCGGCTGGTTCGCCTACGCGCCGCTGAGCGACGCGGTGCACTCACCGGGCATCGGCGCCGACATGTGGATCATGGGTGTGGCGTTCGGCGGCTTCGGCAGCGTGCTGGGCGCGGTCAACTTCATCACCACGATCATCTGCCTGCGCGCACCGGGCCTGACCATGTTCCGGATGTCGATCTTCACCTGGAACGTGCTGCTGACCTCGCTGCTGGTCCTGATGATCTTCCCGGTGCTGGCCGCCGCGCTGTTCGCACTCGAAGCCGACCGCAAGTTCGGCGCGCACGTCTTCGACCCGGCCAACGGCGGGGCGATGCTCTGGCAGCACCTGTTCTGGTTCTTCGGCCACCCCGAGGTGTACGTGCTGGCCCTGCCGTTCTTCGGGATCGTGTCCGAGATCATCCCGGTGTTCAGCCGCAAGCCGATGTTCGGCTACTCCGGCCTGATCGCCGCCACCATCGCCATCGCCGGCCTCTCGGTCACCGTCTGGGCGCACCACATGTACGTGACCGGACAGGTCCTGCTGCCGTTCTTCTCCTTCATGACCTTCCTGATCGCCGTCCCGACCGGCGTGAAGTTCTTCAACTGGGTCGGCACCATGTGGAAGGGCTCGCTGAGCTTCGAGACGCCGATGCTGTGGGTGACGGGCTTCCTGGTCACCTTCCTGTTCGGCGGCCTGACCGGCGTGCTGCTGGCCGCCCCGCCGCTGGACTTCCACGTCTCCGACTCGTACTTCGTCGTCGCGCACTTCCACTACACGCTGTTCGGGACGGTGGTGTACGCGATGATGGCGGGCTTCCACTTCTGGTGGCCCAAGATGACCGGGCGGATGCTGGACGAACGCCTCGGCCGGATCTGCTTCTGGACGCTCACCATCGGCTTCCACACCACCTTCCTCGTCCAGCACTGGCTGGGCGCCGAGGGCATGCCGCGCCGCTACGCCGACTACCTGGCCTCGGACGGCTTCACCACGCTGAACACCGTCTCCACCATCGGCTCCTTCCTGCTCGGCCTGTCGATCCTGCCGTTCCTCTACAACGTCTGGAAGACCGCCAAGTACGGCGAGAAGGTCGAGACCGACGACCCGTGGGGCTGGGGCCGCTCGCTGGAGTGGGCCACCTCCTGCCCGCCGCCCCGGCACAACTTCACCACCCTGCCGCGGATCCGCTCCGAATCCCCGGCGTTCGACCTGCACCACCCCGACATCGCCGCCGCCGACCACCTGGACAACCACGGCGCCCCGGCCCCGCACCTGGACGGCGTCACCCCGGCCCGGTACGACCGGCCGGTGCAGGAGCGGCCCCGGGGGGCCGTGGCGGAGGCACCGCAGCACCCCGCCCCGCCCACCGACTGA
- a CDS encoding sigma 54 modulation/S30EA ribosomal C-terminal domain-containing protein → MSVPPLSPSPDSPAPSKDPLALARTGITAAARDASALVEAIRVRLTTGPERVLAQVNAEVDGRRVRVQLAARTAGEAAERLADGLRQRVRTVSANWRPRPWPGAAPTPPVSFSTRIVRVKSPSLVWCSPDAAIRTLDAMDYDIHLFTDPATETDAVVHRIGPTGYRLTRTLPAAPPRHPAAPLTLGPHPAPPLTDREAADRLTAADLPYLFYADPRTHRGRVLYRRLDGHLALLAPATAPA, encoded by the coding sequence GTGTCCGTCCCGCCCCTCTCCCCGTCCCCGGACTCGCCCGCCCCGTCCAAGGACCCGCTCGCCCTCGCCCGCACCGGAATCACCGCCGCCGCCCGGGACGCCTCCGCGCTGGTCGAGGCGATCCGGGTCCGGCTCACCACGGGGCCGGAACGCGTCCTCGCCCAGGTCAACGCGGAGGTGGACGGGCGCCGGGTCCGGGTCCAGCTCGCGGCGCGCACCGCGGGCGAGGCCGCCGAGCGGCTCGCGGACGGGCTGCGCCAACGCGTCCGCACCGTCTCCGCGAACTGGCGCCCCCGCCCCTGGCCGGGTGCGGCGCCGACCCCGCCGGTGTCCTTCTCGACCCGGATCGTCCGGGTCAAGTCGCCTTCCCTGGTGTGGTGTTCACCCGACGCGGCGATCCGCACCCTGGACGCGATGGACTACGACATCCACCTGTTCACCGACCCGGCCACCGAGACCGACGCCGTGGTCCACCGCATCGGCCCCACCGGCTACCGCCTGACCCGCACCCTCCCGGCCGCGCCGCCCCGCCACCCGGCGGCCCCGCTCACCCTCGGCCCGCACCCCGCCCCGCCCCTCACCGACCGGGAGGCCGCCGACCGGCTGACCGCCGCCGACCTCCCCTACCTGTTCTACGCCGACCCCCGCACCCACCGCGGCCGCGTCCTCTACCGCCGTCTCGACGGCCACCTCGCCCTCCTCGCCCCGGCCACCGCGCCCGCCTGA
- a CDS encoding magnesium and cobalt transport protein CorA translates to MSDWRVRAVRASKRPFSRTTARRPADRASAPEHSMDPRSEQDHDPREPVSLERSVVDAAVYRDGHRIETPASLAEIYRELPGKPGTMAWIGLYRPAEAQLVEAAEKFDLHELALEDAIVAHQRPKLERYGDTLFVVLRAARYLDDVEEVDFGEIHLFVGPDFVLTVRHSQSPDISMVRSRLEADPELLALGPEAVLYAVLDAVVDGYAPVIAGLQHDIDEIETEVFGGDPEVSRRIYELSREVIEFQRATGPLLEIMRSLEGGFQKYGTDEELQRYLRDVADHATYAAERVDGFRQMLQNILTVNATLVSQRQNEEMKQLAEAGHAQNDEIKKISSWAAILFAPTLIGTVYGMNFEEMPELHWAFGYPFAIGLMGVVCVSLYLIFKRRNWL, encoded by the coding sequence GTGTCCGACTGGCGTGTGCGCGCCGTGCGCGCGAGCAAGCGACCCTTCAGCCGTACCACCGCCCGGCGCCCCGCCGACCGCGCCTCGGCCCCCGAACACTCCATGGACCCGCGCTCCGAGCAGGACCACGACCCCCGCGAGCCCGTCTCGCTGGAGCGCTCCGTCGTCGACGCCGCCGTCTACCGCGACGGCCACCGGATAGAGACCCCCGCCAGCCTCGCCGAGATCTACCGCGAACTCCCCGGCAAGCCCGGCACCATGGCGTGGATCGGCCTCTACCGTCCCGCCGAGGCCCAACTCGTCGAAGCCGCCGAGAAGTTCGACCTGCACGAGCTCGCCCTGGAAGACGCCATCGTCGCCCACCAGCGCCCCAAGCTGGAACGCTACGGCGACACCCTGTTCGTGGTGCTGCGCGCCGCCCGCTACCTCGACGACGTCGAGGAGGTCGACTTCGGCGAGATCCACCTCTTCGTCGGCCCCGACTTCGTGCTCACCGTCCGGCACTCCCAGTCGCCCGACATCTCCATGGTCCGCAGCCGGCTCGAAGCCGACCCCGAACTGCTCGCCCTCGGTCCCGAAGCCGTGCTCTACGCCGTCCTGGACGCCGTGGTCGACGGCTACGCCCCCGTCATCGCCGGTCTCCAGCACGACATCGACGAGATCGAGACCGAGGTCTTCGGCGGCGACCCCGAGGTCTCCCGTCGCATCTACGAACTCTCCCGCGAGGTCATCGAGTTCCAGCGCGCCACCGGCCCGCTGCTGGAGATCATGCGCTCCCTGGAGGGCGGCTTCCAGAAGTACGGCACCGACGAGGAGCTCCAGCGCTACCTGCGCGACGTCGCCGACCACGCCACCTACGCCGCCGAACGCGTCGACGGCTTCCGCCAGATGCTCCAGAACATCCTCACCGTCAACGCGACCCTGGTCTCCCAGCGTCAGAACGAGGAGATGAAGCAGCTCGCCGAGGCCGGGCACGCCCAGAACGACGAGATCAAGAAGATCTCCTCCTGGGCCGCCATCCTCTTCGCCCCCACCCTCATCGGCACCGTCTACGGCATGAACTTCGAGGAGATGCCGGAACTCCACTGGGCCTTCGGCTACCCCTTCGCGATCGGCCTGATGGGCGTGGTCTGTGTCAGCCTCTACCTGATCTTCAAGCGTCGCAACTGGCTTTAG
- a CDS encoding FAD-binding and (Fe-S)-binding domain-containing protein — MPLFVPPPRLLRPEHLLDSPDKVPDSLAAGTPEPLRAGLVGLLGGAKVLSKVSDLVKYASDASPYRFVPQVVVVAETVADVAAVFRYAHRNGRTLVFRAAGTSLNGQAQGEDILVDVRRAWAGTGAGAGARMLPDGVHARIAPGTTVLRANAALARHGRLLGPDPASGRVATVGGVVANNACGMTAGTTRNSYRLLSEVTFVLPSGTVVDTGAADADERLREAEPALCAGLLELKREVEADAALVARIRAKYELKNTNGYRLDALLDGDTPAAILRGLVVGSEGTLGFIADTVFETVPLERRTSTALLFFPSLADAAAAVPGFNDLGARAVELMDGNTLRALAVVQGVPDDWARIPREVTALLVEFRAPDERTLAGYEEAARHAVERLALVRPVESASNAFTRDRAVAAVYWHAREAFVTAVGGTRPPGTVLITEDFAVPPARLAEACTALLDLQAAHGFDAAVSGHAAHGNLHFLLTFDAARPEDVRRYAAFMDEFCAMTVERFDGALKAEHATGRNIAPYLALEWGERATAVMWRIKELFDPHGVLAPGVVLSRDPEIHLKGLKSIPPIEAVADPCIECGFCEAVCPSHDLTTSPRQRIVLRREMTRQDDGSKVLDELLDSYGYDAVDTCAGDSTCKLACPVGIDTGALMKDFRHRRHSAFEERNAAAAADRFALLEAAARTGLRAAAHLPDRLLEAVTGAARAAVRPDLVPAWLPEIPSGAARALPPTGPREEAAAVYYVACVNRIFDSTGGGEHASLPQAVVDVSRRAGKPVWIPADLPGTCCATIWHSKGYPDGNALMANRIVERAWEWTGHGALPLVVDASSCTLGIADEVLPYLSGENRARHARLTVVDSTTWAAGLLPHLTVTAPLASAVLHPTCSMRHLDVVGDLAAVAGAVSAEVVTPVYAECCGFAGDRGMLHEELAASATRQEAAEVLAREFDAHLSANRTCEIGMDHATGRAYRSVLIALERATRPAG; from the coding sequence GTGCCGCTCTTCGTCCCGCCGCCCCGACTGCTGCGCCCCGAGCACCTGCTGGACTCGCCCGACAAGGTCCCGGACTCGCTGGCGGCCGGCACGCCGGAGCCGCTGCGGGCGGGCCTGGTGGGCCTGCTGGGCGGGGCGAAGGTGCTCAGCAAGGTGTCGGACCTGGTGAAGTACGCCTCCGACGCGAGCCCGTACCGCTTCGTGCCGCAGGTGGTGGTGGTCGCCGAGACGGTGGCGGACGTGGCGGCGGTGTTCCGGTACGCGCACCGCAACGGCCGGACGCTGGTGTTCCGGGCCGCCGGGACGTCGCTGAACGGGCAGGCGCAGGGCGAGGACATCCTGGTGGACGTCCGGCGGGCCTGGGCGGGGACGGGCGCCGGGGCGGGCGCCCGGATGCTGCCGGACGGCGTGCACGCCCGGATCGCGCCGGGCACGACGGTGCTGCGGGCGAACGCGGCGCTGGCCCGGCACGGGCGGCTGCTGGGGCCGGACCCGGCGAGCGGGCGGGTGGCCACCGTGGGCGGGGTGGTGGCGAACAACGCGTGCGGGATGACGGCGGGCACCACCCGCAACTCCTACCGGCTGCTGTCGGAGGTGACGTTCGTCCTGCCGTCCGGCACCGTGGTGGACACCGGCGCGGCGGACGCCGACGAGCGGCTGCGGGAGGCCGAACCGGCGCTCTGCGCGGGCCTGTTGGAGCTGAAGCGGGAGGTGGAGGCGGACGCCGCGCTGGTGGCCAGGATCCGGGCCAAGTACGAGCTGAAGAACACCAACGGCTACCGGCTGGACGCCCTGCTGGACGGGGACACCCCGGCGGCGATCCTGCGCGGCCTGGTGGTCGGTTCGGAGGGCACCCTCGGCTTCATCGCCGACACGGTGTTCGAGACAGTGCCGCTGGAGCGCCGCACCTCCACCGCGCTGCTGTTCTTCCCGAGCCTGGCGGACGCGGCGGCGGCCGTCCCGGGCTTCAACGACCTGGGCGCCCGCGCGGTGGAACTGATGGACGGCAACACGCTGCGCGCGCTGGCCGTCGTCCAGGGCGTCCCGGACGACTGGGCCCGGATCCCGCGCGAGGTGACGGCCCTGCTGGTGGAGTTCCGCGCCCCGGACGAACGGACGCTGGCCGGGTACGAGGAGGCCGCCCGGCACGCCGTCGAACGGCTCGCCCTGGTGCGGCCGGTGGAGTCCGCGAGCAACGCCTTCACCCGCGACCGGGCCGTCGCCGCCGTGTACTGGCACGCCCGGGAGGCGTTCGTGACGGCGGTCGGCGGGACCCGCCCGCCCGGCACCGTGCTGATCACCGAGGACTTCGCCGTCCCGCCGGCCCGGCTGGCCGAGGCCTGCACGGCGCTGCTCGACCTCCAGGCCGCGCACGGCTTCGACGCCGCCGTCTCCGGGCACGCCGCGCACGGCAACCTGCACTTCCTGCTGACCTTCGACGCCGCCCGCCCCGAGGACGTCCGCCGCTACGCCGCGTTCATGGACGAGTTCTGCGCCATGACCGTCGAGCGCTTCGACGGCGCGCTGAAGGCCGAGCACGCCACCGGGCGCAACATCGCCCCGTACCTGGCGCTGGAGTGGGGCGAGCGGGCCACCGCCGTGATGTGGCGGATCAAGGAGTTGTTCGACCCGCACGGCGTCCTCGCCCCCGGGGTGGTGCTCAGCCGCGACCCGGAGATCCACCTGAAGGGCCTCAAGTCGATCCCGCCGATCGAGGCGGTCGCCGACCCGTGCATCGAGTGCGGCTTCTGCGAGGCGGTCTGCCCCAGCCACGACCTGACCACCTCGCCGCGCCAACGGATCGTGCTGCGCCGGGAGATGACCCGCCAGGACGACGGCTCGAAGGTGCTGGACGAGTTGCTCGACTCGTACGGCTACGACGCCGTCGACACCTGCGCGGGCGACTCCACCTGCAAGCTGGCCTGCCCGGTCGGCATCGACACCGGCGCGCTGATGAAGGACTTCCGGCACCGGCGGCACTCCGCCTTCGAGGAGCGGAACGCCGCGGCGGCGGCCGACCGGTTCGCGCTGCTGGAGGCCGCCGCCCGCACCGGTCTGCGCGCGGCCGCCCACCTGCCCGACCGGCTGCTGGAGGCCGTCACCGGCGCGGCCCGCGCCGCGGTCCGCCCGGACCTCGTCCCGGCCTGGCTGCCGGAGATCCCGTCGGGGGCGGCGCGGGCGCTGCCGCCCACCGGGCCCCGGGAGGAGGCAGCGGCCGTCTACTACGTGGCCTGCGTGAACCGGATCTTCGACTCCACCGGCGGCGGGGAGCACGCCTCGCTGCCGCAGGCCGTCGTGGACGTCTCCCGGCGGGCCGGAAAGCCGGTGTGGATCCCCGCCGACCTGCCCGGGACGTGCTGCGCGACCATCTGGCACTCCAAGGGCTACCCGGACGGCAACGCGCTGATGGCGAACCGGATCGTCGAGCGGGCCTGGGAGTGGACCGGCCACGGCGCGCTGCCGCTGGTGGTCGACGCGTCCTCCTGCACGCTCGGCATCGCCGACGAGGTGCTGCCGTACCTGAGCGGGGAGAACCGCGCGCGCCACGCCCGGCTGACCGTCGTCGACTCCACCACCTGGGCGGCCGGCCTGCTGCCGCACCTGACCGTCACCGCACCGCTGGCCAGTGCCGTCCTGCACCCCACCTGCTCGATGCGCCACCTGGACGTGGTCGGCGACCTGGCGGCCGTCGCCGGGGCGGTCAGCGCCGAGGTGGTGACCCCGGTGTACGCGGAGTGCTGCGGCTTCGCGGGCGACCGCGGCATGCTGCACGAGGAGCTGGCCGCCTCGGCGACCAGGCAGGAGGCCGCCGAGGTGCTCGCCCGCGAATTCGACGCCCACCTGAGCGCCAACCGGACGTGCGAGATCGGCATGGACCACGCCACCGGACGCGCCTACCGCTCCGTGCTGATCGCCCTGGAGCGGGCCACCCGCCCGGCCGGGTAA